The genomic region AGTATATTGTTTTGAGCAAAAGCTGACGAAGTCAACATTAATCCCAATACAAAAACAAATAACTTATTCATATCTCTTTTTTCAATAATTAATCTAATAACTCTACCGCTACTGGAGTAACTGTTTTAAGCTTTACTCCTGGAACAGTTGCCTTAATACCAGCAAACTGTACGATATCTCCTTTACGTGCTTTTCTCAAGTTACCTTGGGCAGCACTATTTAATTTAGTTCCAGAAACCTTTACAGAAGGCGCTCCAGGAACTTTAAATAAAAACTCTGTTACACGTGGTGTTAATTCAAAATCAAAATCATCACCAAATGTCGCTCCCACAGTAGAAACTGCAAGGTTAGATCTGTTCTTCTTAACATCAATGTATTCTCTACTAATAGTACCGATAGGTCTAGGAAGATCCTTGATACGGAAAACACCAGAATCAGAAACTCTTTCACCACTAGGCAATTCACCAGTAACCGTAATCTTTACTTCTTTACCTGAAGTAGGCTTCATGATATAACCATTACCACTTCTTGTTAAACCAGGTGCTGATGCATTTACCTTGTTACTAGGAACACCTGCAAAAGTAACTGTCATAGGGTTTTCAACACCACGATAAACAACATTCATCTTGTCTGCAGATATAGTTGCTGAGTTAGGTTTTGGGATAACTGCATACTCAGAATTGATATCGATCTTAATAATAGAATCGTTTTCAACAAATTCCATATAACCAGTAATCTTCTTCTCACCTACACTACCTGATCCTAATTTTAATGGAATTTGGCCATTAACGATGTCTGCTTGAGGTATTTCTTGACCATTAATAACAACTTTATTAGGAACAGTTGTATCATCATAACGACCTAGAACAACAGTACCCGTAACAGTTTCACCATTAAAGAAAGCTGTTTTGTCAAGATTTACAATAGACTTATAATTATTCATTGAAGCAATCTTGATAAGTTCACCTTGAACTAATTGACCCATTACATCAGATTCGATATTTCGAATCTCGTTTTGTAACAATGTCAATTTTGTTTTAGAAGCGATCAATGGATAACCTTTATAATTATATTCCATGTACTCACGATCGATGTTTTCACGATCCTTTACATCACCAGTGCTGAATTTTTTATTCAATTCTGCTTTTACATCGTCATAACCTTCGCCTAATGCAGCAATCATATCTGCCTTATAACTAGTCATCTTAGATTTAAACTCTTCTCCAGCTTCACTAAGTTTATCTCCTTGGAAAAAAGCGTTATCAAGAATATCCGTTTTATCTTGAACTTGATAATCTTTCTCTGATCCAGGTTCAATAGTTGAAGTAAGCATTTCTTTAATACCTTCTAAATAGGCATTATAATCATTACTTAACTTAGAAACTTGTTGAGCTCGATCAGCAGCAGCCTGGTACTGTGCTGGCTTTTCTTTTGCCTTCTGATTCAAATCCAATAATGAATTTGAATTTACTGCAGCTAGTGCAGTATTACTTGAACTTAAATTCTCCTCTATAAGACCAAAAGCTTGAAGAACCTCTTTACTCATGTTTAATGCAAGCATCGCAATAAATACAAGGTACATCAGGTTAATCATCTTCTGCCTTGGGGACTGTTTTCCTCCTGCCATAATATTCTAATTAGCTGTTATTAATTGTTTTATAATAATTATTGCTAATTATCCTTTCATTGCACCTAACATGTTTCCATAAACGCCGTTTAGAGAAGACAAGTTGTTAGTAAGACCAGCCATTTGCTCTTGAAGCTTTGTTGCATTTTCAGCAATCGCCTCATTAGCTTGAGCTTGACGTGTAGAACTTTCTACCTGTACTTTATATAGACTATTTAATGATTCCATTTGCGCTGCAGCAAGAGCCATTTCTTCAGAATATTTTTTAGTTGAAGACATTGCTTCAGCTGTTGGAGCGATACCTTTTGCAGCTCCTTCAAAAGAACGGATGCTATTACCTAAACTAGACATTAATTCTCCGTCTAACTTTGCTTCTTTAAGCATTTCATCTAATTTTTTAGAAAGCAATCCTTGCGCATCTTGTGGCTCTTCTTTCTTTCCTTTTTTAGCGACAGCTTGACCTCCAGATAATTCAGGATAAACGAGTGACCAATCTAGATCATCTTCTACTGGTTCAAAAGCTGAGATAAAGAAAATTAATGCTTCTGTTATCAATCCAATAGCTAGTAAAGTTCCTCCTGTTAATTTAGTAAATCCTAAATCAAGTTCCCAGTGAAGAATTTTAAATAATGCTCCAATGATTACTACTGAGGCTCCGATACCGTAAGCCATGTTAAATAATTTCTTTGTTGTTTTAGACTGTGCCATTTTAATAAGGGTTTAGTTAAGTTAGTAGTTAAATTTTATTTTAGTTAGTAGCTGCGTTAAGAGTAACGTCAGTTCCCATATAAGATTGTACGGTACGGAAACCAATATAG from Nonlabens arenilitoris harbors:
- the gldM gene encoding gliding motility protein GldM; translation: MAGGKQSPRQKMINLMYLVFIAMLALNMSKEVLQAFGLIEENLSSSNTALAAVNSNSLLDLNQKAKEKPAQYQAAADRAQQVSKLSNDYNAYLEGIKEMLTSTIEPGSEKDYQVQDKTDILDNAFFQGDKLSEAGEEFKSKMTSYKADMIAALGEGYDDVKAELNKKFSTGDVKDRENIDREYMEYNYKGYPLIASKTKLTLLQNEIRNIESDVMGQLVQGELIKIASMNNYKSIVNLDKTAFFNGETVTGTVVLGRYDDTTVPNKVVINGQEIPQADIVNGQIPLKLGSGSVGEKKITGYMEFVENDSIIKIDINSEYAVIPKPNSATISADKMNVVYRGVENPMTVTFAGVPSNKVNASAPGLTRSGNGYIMKPTSGKEVKITVTGELPSGERVSDSGVFRIKDLPRPIGTISREYIDVKKNRSNLAVSTVGATFGDDFDFELTPRVTEFLFKVPGAPSVKVSGTKLNSAAQGNLRKARKGDIVQFAGIKATVPGVKLKTVTPVAVELLD
- the gldL gene encoding gliding motility protein GldL, translated to MAQSKTTKKLFNMAYGIGASVVIIGALFKILHWELDLGFTKLTGGTLLAIGLITEALIFFISAFEPVEDDLDWSLVYPELSGGQAVAKKGKKEEPQDAQGLLSKKLDEMLKEAKLDGELMSSLGNSIRSFEGAAKGIAPTAEAMSSTKKYSEEMALAAAQMESLNSLYKVQVESSTRQAQANEAIAENATKLQEQMAGLTNNLSSLNGVYGNMLGAMKG